In a single window of the Paenibacillus sp. MMS20-IR301 genome:
- a CDS encoding sensor histidine kinase: MKWRKLSYNRKLFITLLLIASLPVLLLGTIAYKKSSRTLQAQTEQDLQVIATQLNSAIEKQISDFDRFSILPYYMPEAFKLLSQPYVPEDEWGSAELNSQKQLVRLMSAYPSINTSIKGMVLYGMNGAISAYRTSASSTVNREYDASGESWYKAALAQKGGFVVSGVHEIRQFEGKPFQAVTGARLLLDDNMRPLALMALHISPDFIETIIRSSQLRSSVVTVADADNQLVYTSDTQIAGSLLGQLAKGESRGIWTTEGTGTEGKVIYRGVMKQSKYLGWTIYLGKNQNELLRDSRSIRQYTFIIVAVLVIFAAAVAWLMARSLSGPILQLIRSMRNVEQGRFEDVEPSLRQDEIGQLHLSYSRMVKRLHGLIESIADKERQKRKAELYALTLRIQPHFLYNTLNSIRMLAILQQSHQIARLIHSLNRLLQSYMRIQDELLPLSEEIALLQTYAELMDLRYTNTFAIEWAVPEELLDAGIPPMLLQPVLENAIFHASKGLNRSLKIKVGATLAGPGNLLQIEVCDDGIGIPKEQITRLLNDRKQGGTSSIGLNNVNDRVRLRFGPDYGLQLHRLPQGTAVIITLPYDQLTQRSGE, encoded by the coding sequence ATGAAATGGCGTAAACTATCGTACAACCGCAAGCTGTTTATTACTTTACTGCTTATTGCCAGCTTGCCAGTGCTGCTATTAGGTACCATTGCTTATAAGAAATCCTCCCGGACCCTGCAAGCCCAGACCGAACAGGATCTGCAGGTGATTGCCACCCAGCTTAATTCTGCAATCGAGAAGCAGATCAGTGACTTTGACCGGTTCAGTATTCTTCCCTACTATATGCCGGAGGCCTTCAAGCTGCTTAGCCAGCCGTACGTCCCGGAGGATGAATGGGGCTCGGCAGAGCTTAATTCGCAGAAGCAGCTGGTGCGTCTGATGAGCGCGTATCCGTCGATTAATACATCGATAAAGGGAATGGTGCTGTACGGGATGAACGGGGCAATCAGTGCTTACCGGACGAGTGCTTCCTCAACGGTCAACAGGGAGTATGATGCTTCGGGGGAGTCATGGTACAAGGCGGCTCTTGCGCAGAAGGGGGGCTTCGTGGTATCAGGGGTGCATGAGATCAGGCAGTTTGAAGGGAAACCGTTTCAGGCGGTGACCGGCGCAAGGCTGCTCCTGGACGATAACATGCGGCCGCTGGCTCTGATGGCACTGCATATCTCTCCTGATTTCATTGAGACCATCATCCGTTCCTCCCAGCTGCGCAGCAGTGTAGTGACGGTGGCCGATGCGGATAACCAGCTGGTGTACACTTCGGATACGCAGATTGCCGGATCGCTGCTGGGTCAGCTTGCCAAGGGTGAATCCCGGGGAATATGGACTACCGAAGGAACCGGAACCGAGGGAAAGGTCATCTACCGTGGTGTTATGAAGCAGAGCAAGTACCTCGGCTGGACAATTTATCTGGGCAAAAACCAGAATGAGCTGCTGCGGGACAGCCGGTCAATCCGCCAGTATACCTTCATTATTGTGGCCGTGCTGGTGATATTCGCGGCAGCCGTTGCCTGGCTGATGGCCCGCAGTCTGTCCGGCCCTATTCTGCAGCTTATCCGCTCTATGCGGAATGTAGAACAGGGGAGATTCGAAGATGTGGAGCCTTCGCTGCGCCAGGACGAAATCGGCCAGCTGCATCTGAGCTACTCCAGAATGGTGAAGCGGCTCCATGGCCTGATTGAATCCATTGCGGACAAGGAGCGGCAGAAACGTAAAGCAGAGTTGTATGCGCTTACGCTTAGGATTCAGCCTCACTTTCTGTACAATACGTTGAATTCAATCCGTATGCTGGCTATCCTGCAGCAATCCCATCAGATTGCCCGTCTCATTCATTCCCTGAACCGGCTGCTCCAGTCCTACATGAGGATTCAGGATGAGCTGCTGCCCTTGTCTGAGGAAATCGCCTTGCTGCAAACCTATGCCGAGCTGATGGATCTGCGTTATACCAACACCTTCGCCATTGAATGGGCAGTTCCGGAAGAGCTGCTGGATGCAGGAATTCCGCCGATGCTGCTGCAGCCTGTTCTGGAGAATGCCATCTTCCATGCCTCCAAGGGCCTAAACCGCAGCCTGAAGATTAAAGTTGGAGCTACACTTGCCGGACCGGGCAATCTGCTGCAGATAGAAGTCTGCGACGATGGCATCGGAATTCCGAAAGAGCAAATTACCCGGCTGCTGAATGACCGCAAGCAGGGCGGAACCTCGAGCATTGGACTTAACAATGTGAATGACAGAGTCCGTTTGCGCTTCGGTCCGGATTATGGTTTGCAGCTTCACCGGCTGCCGCAGGGAACGGCTGTAATCATTACTTTGCCTTACGATCAATTGACTCAAAGGAGCGGTGAATAA
- a CDS encoding response regulator: MWNLLVVEDESIVRMGLRYMLDWEACGVNWKAEASNGEEALKILENGDIHIIMTDIRIPGMNGLELVQQVRRNGDHKTAVIFLSSYDDFPYVKEAIRLGAIDYLHKPTMDEAEVAATLHKTIALLERSAERPQTLLTEKERNELLVSLLDVYTFPHDGSYEKLLDESFKRGLWLAAFRLRDDAADQIGITAEEDHMKFMSIRYLIDEYVAKDWGGRVFHRNHREIIWLAPAEAKDERKVPADKEHYLDKMRNKIFELLNVSLICSSSRVYSGPAEIPQAYFEAELKFPAHQQSDSLYVRMAKQFVDRYLLEDISLPKVAESIPISTSYLSRIFLKEVGESFSEYVIRNKIMYAQKLLRETNNKIYEIAEQLSYTNPHYFGKLFKERVGMTPLEYRNR, from the coding sequence ATGTGGAATCTGCTAGTCGTGGAAGATGAGTCCATCGTCCGGATGGGGCTGCGTTATATGCTGGACTGGGAAGCCTGCGGCGTGAACTGGAAGGCGGAAGCCTCAAACGGGGAAGAAGCGCTGAAGATTCTGGAGAACGGTGACATTCATATCATCATGACGGATATCCGCATACCGGGGATGAACGGGCTAGAGCTGGTTCAGCAGGTCCGCAGGAACGGGGATCATAAGACTGCGGTGATCTTCCTCAGCAGCTACGATGATTTCCCTTATGTGAAGGAAGCTATCCGGCTGGGGGCCATAGATTACCTGCATAAGCCTACGATGGATGAAGCGGAGGTTGCCGCAACCCTCCACAAAACGATTGCTCTGCTGGAGAGAAGCGCCGAAAGACCGCAGACGCTGCTGACTGAGAAGGAACGGAATGAACTGCTGGTATCGCTGCTTGATGTCTATACATTTCCTCATGACGGGAGCTATGAGAAGCTGCTGGACGAATCGTTTAAGCGGGGGCTGTGGCTGGCCGCCTTCCGGCTGCGGGATGATGCAGCAGACCAGATCGGCATTACTGCGGAAGAGGATCATATGAAGTTCATGTCGATCCGGTATCTGATTGATGAGTATGTGGCTAAGGACTGGGGCGGCCGGGTCTTCCACCGCAATCACCGGGAGATTATCTGGCTGGCTCCGGCGGAAGCCAAGGATGAGCGTAAGGTGCCTGCAGACAAGGAGCATTATCTCGACAAAATGCGTAATAAAATCTTCGAACTGTTAAATGTGTCCCTGATCTGCTCCAGCAGCCGGGTATACAGCGGGCCGGCGGAAATTCCCCAGGCCTACTTCGAGGCGGAACTTAAATTTCCGGCTCATCAGCAAAGTGACAGCCTGTATGTGCGGATGGCGAAGCAATTCGTCGACCGTTATCTCCTGGAGGATATTTCACTTCCCAAGGTGGCAGAATCGATTCCGATCAGCACCAGCTATTTAAGCCGGATATTCCTGAAAGAGGTCGGGGAGAGCTTCAGTGAATATGTCATCCGCAATAAAATCATGTATGCGCAGAAGCTGCTACGGGAAACCAACAACAAAATCTATGAGATTGCAGAGCAGCTCAGTTATACGAACCCGCATTATTTCGGGAAGCTCTTCAAAGAGCGGGTAGGGATGACTCCGCTGGAGTACCGCAACCGTTAG
- a CDS encoding extracellular solute-binding protein, which translates to MRKKYLSVMLTVMLTAMLLLTACGSKNTAAPAAGAADEGETTISLWVLNDQATYLTPMIDAFQQANPGIHVEASYYGTDPLKESLKVAASSKTLPTMWFTWGGSLGSFYPENNLTMDLTSIAESHKWSDIYNPAALDLVKYNDKVSGVPFHLASLGMFYPKALYESLNIAPPTSFGEFEQQLEQIKSSGVTPFAVGGKGGWMVMRLTEQLLEKYAGAELHDKLSTLEASWADPAVEQTFAKLKDWADKGYFEKGFITIDPTEAEAPFYQAERAFTLTGSWVDLSISQAGSSPADFGVFKFPNDQPVSRMSSFAEMFQINGSSEAKEQEAAVKLAEYMTGPDTVNQYINQYGSPALKEFEGSAESPHTAELAQLIGEGNFLIADQALPQAVAQKLFEAQDAVVLGEWTPAQAAQEMQKAVETYKSGQ; encoded by the coding sequence ATGAGAAAAAAATACCTGTCCGTTATGCTCACGGTTATGCTGACTGCAATGCTCCTGCTTACAGCCTGCGGTTCGAAGAACACAGCTGCTCCTGCTGCGGGTGCTGCAGATGAAGGTGAAACGACAATTTCGCTTTGGGTTCTGAACGATCAGGCCACCTATTTAACGCCCATGATTGATGCTTTCCAGCAGGCTAATCCGGGAATCCATGTCGAGGCGAGCTACTATGGAACCGATCCTTTGAAGGAATCGCTTAAGGTAGCGGCATCCTCCAAGACATTGCCGACCATGTGGTTCACCTGGGGCGGATCGCTCGGCTCCTTCTATCCCGAGAATAATCTGACGATGGATTTGACTTCCATTGCTGAGAGCCACAAATGGAGTGATATCTATAATCCGGCTGCGCTCGATCTGGTGAAATACAATGACAAAGTATCCGGTGTACCGTTCCATCTGGCTTCACTCGGCATGTTCTATCCGAAGGCGCTGTATGAGAGCCTGAACATCGCGCCGCCAACCTCGTTCGGTGAGTTTGAGCAGCAGCTGGAACAGATCAAGAGCAGCGGCGTAACCCCGTTTGCTGTCGGCGGCAAAGGCGGCTGGATGGTCATGCGTCTGACCGAGCAGCTGCTGGAGAAATATGCGGGAGCAGAGCTTCACGACAAGCTGAGCACCCTGGAAGCTTCCTGGGCTGATCCGGCTGTGGAGCAGACCTTCGCCAAACTGAAGGACTGGGCGGATAAAGGGTATTTCGAAAAAGGCTTTATCACCATTGACCCGACTGAAGCGGAAGCGCCCTTCTACCAGGCGGAACGTGCCTTTACACTCACAGGCTCCTGGGTGGATCTGAGCATCAGCCAGGCGGGCAGCAGCCCGGCCGATTTCGGAGTATTCAAATTCCCTAATGACCAGCCGGTCTCCCGGATGTCCAGCTTCGCCGAAATGTTCCAGATTAACGGCAGCAGCGAGGCCAAAGAGCAGGAAGCCGCTGTGAAGCTGGCGGAATATATGACCGGACCGGATACGGTTAACCAGTATATTAACCAATATGGATCACCGGCGCTGAAGGAGTTCGAAGGCTCAGCTGAATCTCCGCATACCGCCGAGCTGGCGCAACTGATCGGCGAAGGGAATTTCCTGATTGCTGACCAGGCGCTGCCGCAGGCTGTAGCACAGAAGCTGTTTGAAGCCCAGGATGCGGTAGTGCTGGGCGAATGGACACCGGCACAGGCTGCTCAAGAAATGCAGAAGGCCGTTGAGACCTATAAGAGCGGCCAGTAA
- a CDS encoding sugar ABC transporter permease: MKIKQWKPWAFVMPALLAYLVVIVAPSLYTLRLSFYNWNGIAATRKFVGLQNYRYLLSEDTVFRVALRNNIMWMIGSLTVIIGLGLMFALLLNRRLKGRSIFRSVFYFPYVLSGIIVALMWTWLYHPSKGFFNVVLEQLGLGAWAHAWLADPRTALAAVFVAGVWQGVGLPMVLFLAGLQTIPRDCYEAAIIDGAKPRQSFRYITVPLLSETFVIVFATTLVNAMKVYDIIYGMTAGGPAQSTQVLSSWMYYQTFKLNNIGAGSAISWVLVFITMIVIIPYVIYTNKKSHL; this comes from the coding sequence ATGAAGATCAAACAGTGGAAGCCTTGGGCATTCGTCATGCCGGCGCTGCTGGCATATCTGGTGGTCATTGTAGCTCCATCCCTATATACACTCAGGTTAAGCTTCTATAACTGGAACGGAATTGCCGCAACCAGAAAGTTTGTCGGCTTGCAGAATTATCGCTATCTGCTCAGTGAGGATACCGTGTTTAGAGTGGCTCTGCGCAACAATATTATGTGGATGATCGGCTCGCTTACGGTCATTATCGGCCTCGGGCTGATGTTCGCACTGCTGCTGAACCGCAGGCTGAAGGGCCGTTCGATTTTCCGGAGTGTCTTCTATTTTCCTTATGTACTGTCGGGGATTATCGTGGCCTTAATGTGGACCTGGCTATACCATCCGAGCAAAGGCTTCTTCAATGTAGTACTGGAGCAGCTCGGGCTCGGGGCCTGGGCACATGCCTGGCTGGCTGATCCCCGTACAGCTCTGGCCGCAGTATTCGTAGCCGGTGTATGGCAGGGTGTCGGCTTGCCGATGGTCTTATTCCTGGCAGGACTGCAGACGATCCCGCGTGACTGTTATGAGGCGGCGATTATTGACGGCGCGAAGCCGCGCCAGTCCTTCAGATATATTACGGTACCGCTGCTCAGCGAGACATTCGTTATCGTCTTTGCCACAACGCTCGTCAATGCAATGAAGGTGTACGACATTATTTACGGCATGACAGCCGGAGGCCCGGCCCAGAGCACGCAGGTGCTCTCATCCTGGATGTACTATCAGACGTTCAAGCTCAACAATATCGGCGCAGGCTCGGCGATCTCCTGGGTGCTTGTCTTCATTACAATGATTGTAATTATTCCGTATGTAATCTATACCAACAAAAAATCTCATTTGTGA
- a CDS encoding carbohydrate ABC transporter permease, translated as MEETNYTASSKIINYLILACLAVLFLIPIYFIVMTALKSNADLAKYPVYAFPEKLQWSNFSQAWAKMSIYIRNSMFISAVKVPIGILLEALAAYALTRMNFRWGNVLFGFFLIGMMVPFQATLVPLNMMINFFGLENTYPGVFIIYIGFGVPFGIMVLRGFLRSIPKELDESAFIDGCGELGKFFRIIVPIAMPAIATLIILDFLATWNEFLLAQIFITKDSMQPVTAGLLTFQGQHSSNYTLLSAAVLLSIIPILAVYLFFQKYFVAGMAGAVKG; from the coding sequence ATGGAGGAAACGAATTATACTGCGTCTTCAAAAATAATCAATTATCTCATCCTGGCCTGCCTGGCTGTACTGTTCCTGATTCCGATCTACTTTATTGTGATGACAGCGTTGAAATCAAATGCGGATTTGGCAAAATATCCGGTATATGCTTTTCCTGAGAAACTGCAGTGGAGCAACTTCTCGCAGGCCTGGGCGAAAATGAGCATCTATATCCGTAACAGCATGTTCATTTCGGCTGTGAAGGTACCGATCGGCATCCTGCTGGAAGCACTGGCTGCATATGCGCTGACGCGGATGAATTTCAGATGGGGGAATGTGCTGTTCGGATTCTTCCTGATCGGAATGATGGTACCCTTCCAGGCTACGCTTGTGCCGCTGAATATGATGATCAACTTCTTCGGTCTGGAGAATACGTATCCCGGCGTGTTCATTATTTATATCGGCTTCGGCGTACCGTTTGGCATTATGGTGCTGCGCGGCTTCCTCCGCTCCATCCCGAAGGAGCTGGATGAATCGGCATTTATAGACGGCTGCGGCGAGCTGGGCAAATTTTTCCGGATTATTGTTCCGATTGCCATGCCGGCGATTGCCACGCTGATCATTCTGGATTTCCTGGCTACGTGGAATGAATTTCTGCTGGCGCAGATTTTCATCACGAAGGACTCTATGCAGCCTGTAACGGCGGGCTTGTTGACCTTCCAGGGGCAGCATTCCAGCAATTACACCTTACTGAGTGCAGCCGTATTATTATCGATTATACCGATTCTTGCCGTGTATCTGTTCTTCCAGAAGTATTTCGTCGCCGGCATGGCCGGAGCGGTCAAGGGCTAA
- a CDS encoding DUF5605 domain-containing protein has product MITEQTKMGAILKNESARACLVRAFPFLDEEKHLLFIYKTMKLGEFLDSRVRLGFAMEQRAVLADELRGLPEIAEPGAGGSADGHPLQYTAADAEGRVLLSPEFAPQWEVFELQLEGPSAGNPYIEVELGAVFSRAGEDRTVKVDGFYEGNGYYRVRFMPDSEGEWHYRTFSSVSGLSSHEGDFFCTAPLAGVHGPVRVSNTFHFSYADGTPYLPVGTTCYVWTHQEESVEEATLESLKDSPFNKIRMCVFPKSYLYNRNEPQRYPFAGSLESGWDFEVFNPDFFEHLERRIAGLGRLGIEADLILMHPYDKWGFSEMDRAADERYLRYIIARLGAFRNVWWSLANEYDLMWAKTDEDWEYFGTLVQANDPYPHLLSNHNCLAFYDHDKPWISHCSLQRVDVYKTSEATTEWRQRWNKPVVIDECAYEGDIDQGWGNITGEEMTRRFWEGFVRGGYVGHGETYMNSEELLWWSKGGELTGTSPARIAFLRKMIEESPAGYWEPLPSDWDLPCAGIDQEYYIYYFGFNQPRFRNFHFKPGVQYAVEIIDTWNMTISKELELKEGSFRVDLPARQYMAVRFTRQLP; this is encoded by the coding sequence ATGATTACTGAACAGACGAAGATGGGGGCTATTCTAAAAAATGAATCCGCGAGAGCCTGCCTGGTCCGCGCATTCCCGTTCCTGGATGAGGAGAAGCATCTGCTGTTTATCTATAAGACGATGAAGCTTGGCGAGTTCCTCGATTCCAGGGTGAGGCTCGGCTTCGCTATGGAGCAGCGCGCTGTGCTTGCGGATGAGCTGCGCGGACTTCCGGAGATTGCGGAGCCTGGAGCAGGCGGTTCAGCAGACGGGCATCCGCTGCAGTACACGGCCGCTGATGCTGAAGGGAGGGTGCTGCTCTCCCCGGAATTTGCCCCGCAGTGGGAAGTATTCGAGCTTCAGCTGGAAGGACCGTCAGCCGGAAATCCGTATATAGAGGTAGAGCTTGGGGCTGTTTTCAGCAGAGCCGGTGAAGATAGAACTGTTAAGGTGGACGGCTTCTACGAAGGCAACGGTTATTACCGGGTCCGGTTCATGCCTGACAGTGAAGGGGAGTGGCATTACCGCACGTTCAGCTCCGTTAGCGGGCTGTCCAGCCATGAAGGCGATTTCTTCTGTACGGCTCCCTTGGCTGGAGTTCATGGCCCGGTCCGGGTCAGTAACACCTTCCATTTCTCGTATGCCGACGGTACCCCGTATCTTCCGGTAGGAACGACCTGCTATGTCTGGACGCATCAGGAGGAGAGTGTAGAAGAGGCGACGCTGGAGTCACTGAAGGACTCGCCGTTTAACAAAATCCGCATGTGCGTCTTTCCCAAGTCTTATCTCTATAACCGGAATGAGCCGCAGCGTTATCCGTTTGCCGGTTCCCTGGAGAGCGGCTGGGACTTCGAAGTGTTTAACCCTGATTTCTTCGAGCATCTGGAACGGCGGATTGCCGGGCTTGGCAGGCTGGGGATTGAAGCAGATCTGATTCTTATGCATCCGTATGATAAGTGGGGCTTCTCGGAGATGGACCGTGCTGCGGATGAGCGTTATCTCCGCTATATTATCGCCCGGCTGGGGGCGTTCCGTAATGTATGGTGGTCACTTGCGAACGAATATGACCTGATGTGGGCCAAGACGGATGAAGACTGGGAATATTTTGGAACGCTGGTTCAGGCGAATGATCCTTACCCGCATCTGCTGTCCAACCACAACTGTCTGGCCTTCTACGATCATGACAAGCCGTGGATCAGCCATTGCAGTCTGCAGCGGGTTGATGTCTATAAGACCTCGGAGGCCACCACGGAATGGCGGCAGCGCTGGAACAAGCCGGTTGTCATTGATGAATGCGCCTATGAAGGCGACATTGACCAGGGCTGGGGGAATATTACCGGAGAAGAGATGACCCGCCGGTTCTGGGAAGGCTTCGTCCGGGGCGGTTATGTCGGCCATGGCGAGACTTATATGAACAGCGAAGAGCTGCTGTGGTGGTCAAAGGGCGGCGAGCTGACCGGCACGAGCCCGGCAAGAATTGCCTTTCTGCGCAAGATGATTGAAGAATCCCCGGCCGGATATTGGGAGCCGCTGCCTTCGGACTGGGATCTGCCGTGTGCCGGCATTGACCAGGAGTACTATATTTATTATTTCGGCTTCAATCAGCCGCGCTTCCGGAATTTCCATTTCAAGCCGGGTGTACAATATGCAGTGGAGATCATTGATACCTGGAACATGACCATCAGCAAAGAACTGGAGCTGAAAGAGGGCAGCTTCCGGGTTGATCTGCCGGCGCGGCAGTACATGGCCGTGCGGTTCACCCGGCAATTGCCGTAG
- a CDS encoding helix-turn-helix domain-containing protein produces the protein MAGETTKKPEGFMREKLYVLPDYWIRELEKEDLTSSLYITDIGYFPSAQYHFRERPEGAPAHIFIFCAAGEGWVELQQDERMTLREGDMIIIPPGTPHRYGAAAANPWSIYWFHFKGEHAAQLVSLFGLSAAQLALPPSGIARFTEWFQPAYELLAERTYSLTSHVHVAQTARQLLSGIGLNTMKSAQEKKRENYLEQAIQYMNQHMDTSIKLTELARHVGLSQQHLIHLFNLETGVPPIEYFLRLKIQRAGQLLDLTELSIKEISAAVGINDPYYFSRLFKKMSGFSPSRYRSIPKG, from the coding sequence ATGGCCGGAGAAACAACAAAGAAGCCCGAAGGCTTCATGAGGGAGAAGCTGTATGTGCTCCCTGATTATTGGATAAGGGAACTGGAGAAGGAAGACCTTACTTCCTCTCTGTACATAACAGATATCGGCTATTTCCCGAGTGCCCAGTACCATTTCCGCGAACGGCCGGAGGGGGCTCCGGCGCATATCTTTATTTTCTGCGCGGCGGGAGAAGGCTGGGTCGAGCTGCAGCAGGATGAGCGGATGACCCTGCGGGAAGGCGATATGATCATTATTCCTCCCGGTACTCCTCACCGGTATGGTGCAGCAGCCGCAAATCCATGGAGCATCTACTGGTTTCATTTCAAGGGTGAGCATGCAGCGCAGCTCGTCAGCCTGTTCGGCTTGTCCGCAGCGCAGCTCGCCCTTCCGCCCAGCGGGATTGCCCGGTTCACCGAATGGTTCCAGCCTGCCTATGAGCTGCTTGCCGAGCGGACATATTCGCTGACCTCCCATGTTCATGTTGCCCAGACAGCAAGGCAGCTGCTCTCCGGCATCGGCCTGAATACGATGAAGTCGGCACAGGAGAAGAAGAGGGAGAATTACCTGGAGCAAGCGATCCAGTATATGAATCAGCACATGGATACCTCTATCAAGCTTACGGAGCTGGCCAGACATGTCGGGCTGTCGCAGCAGCATCTGATTCATTTGTTCAATCTGGAGACCGGCGTTCCGCCGATTGAATACTTCCTGCGGCTGAAGATCCAGCGGGCCGGCCAGCTCCTTGACCTTACCGAGCTAAGCATTAAGGAGATCAGCGCAGCCGTCGGCATTAATGATCCTTACTACTTCTCCAGACTGTTCAAGAAAATGTCCGGCTTCTCGCCGTCCCGTTACCGCAGTATTCCGAAGGGCTAA
- a CDS encoding Gfo/Idh/MocA family oxidoreductase, which yields MPTTNQPIRFGLIGSGWRAEMYLKLAQMLPQQFQVSGAVIRNPAKYQQLIGRWSLKVYSSAGQLAADSDFLVLAVSKTAAADLLLELADLQIPVLAETPAAASPAEYERLRASLTRASLIQVAEQYPLLPHHQARTAYIGEGQLGRIGHVQVSVAHGYHGISLIRRWLSVNGTACEITARRLELPIMDFPYRGRAAEDSLTTEQQDIAIMVFPSGQSAVLDFTRSQYFSPLRRNRVLIRGSHGEIRDNEISRRLSAEETGYAEILRIQGGQEGSLDSLALRELRAEGQCLFRNPFPAAPLSDEEIGIGQALLNMSGFLRTGISSYSLAEALTDARLSFAVDEAICSGGKITLQDEISLL from the coding sequence ATGCCAACCACCAACCAACCTATTCGTTTCGGCCTTATTGGCAGCGGATGGAGAGCAGAAATGTATCTGAAGCTGGCTCAGATGCTGCCGCAGCAATTTCAGGTCAGCGGTGCGGTAATCCGTAACCCGGCGAAATATCAGCAGCTTATCGGCAGATGGAGCCTTAAGGTATACAGCTCTGCCGGACAGCTTGCGGCGGACAGTGATTTCCTGGTGCTGGCCGTGTCCAAGACGGCGGCAGCGGATCTGCTGCTGGAGCTGGCAGACCTGCAGATTCCTGTGCTGGCCGAGACGCCTGCTGCCGCCTCACCGGCTGAATATGAACGGCTCCGTGCCAGCCTCACCCGCGCTTCGCTCATTCAGGTAGCCGAGCAATATCCGCTGCTTCCGCATCATCAGGCGAGAACCGCCTATATCGGGGAGGGGCAGCTTGGCAGGATCGGCCATGTCCAGGTCTCTGTCGCCCATGGCTATCATGGCATCAGCCTGATCCGCCGCTGGCTGTCTGTCAATGGAACCGCCTGTGAAATCACGGCCCGGCGGCTGGAGCTGCCCATTATGGACTTCCCCTACCGGGGACGGGCAGCCGAAGACAGCCTGACGACAGAGCAGCAGGATATCGCAATTATGGTATTCCCCTCCGGCCAGAGTGCGGTGCTTGACTTCACCCGCTCACAGTATTTCTCGCCGCTGCGCAGGAACCGCGTCCTGATCCGCGGATCACACGGCGAAATCCGCGACAATGAGATCAGCCGCCGCCTCAGTGCAGAGGAGACCGGTTATGCAGAGATCCTGCGGATTCAAGGCGGACAGGAAGGCAGCCTGGACAGCCTTGCCCTGCGGGAGCTGCGGGCCGAAGGCCAGTGTCTGTTCCGCAATCCCTTTCCTGCGGCCCCGCTCTCTGATGAAGAGATCGGAATTGGCCAAGCCTTGCTGAATATGTCCGGCTTCCTGCGGACAGGGATTTCGTCCTATTCTCTGGCAGAGGCGTTAACTGACGCCAGACTCTCGTTTGCGGTTGATGAAGCGATTTGCTCGGGCGGCAAAATTACATTACAGGATGAGATCAGCCTGCTGTAA